The following proteins are co-located in the Mobula hypostoma chromosome 4, sMobHyp1.1, whole genome shotgun sequence genome:
- the LOC134345402 gene encoding uncharacterized protein LOC134345402 isoform X1 has translation MTFRMKNIKTKQKLRDFVEKVVKSISAFLTKIVLFSRCQHKHRKEVAPHYKVIWFFVVKMFAVLSALRFLTLCGSEISAQRDTTIDAIVGQDVHFPVETQCEDQFLVTFQLLSPVDAVLASRGMNLSGTQHPLYKDRLYWSANGSPVLSKVRVNDRKRYDTQIDCYHESSMTTAKQIYDLRVFEPVQKPVIIQIWKCPPPNITLNCSVSNGTYVTFYWDILSLSENTNRTFEGPELVVNHENEWKQYIFRCIVKNRVSNASSGLTITELCNENNFAREYLYYIYPATLLLLAVVVVYNYQKIKQCAHDEQFKRETQRPGKEVVFLQDGVIEPTYIDILDSY, from the exons ATGACTTTCAG AATGAAGAATATTAAAACAAAGCAGAAACTACGGGATTTCGTTGAGAAGGTGGTCAAATCTATCTCCGCTTTCCTGACAAAG attgttttattttcacgATGCCAACACAAGCAtagaaaagaagtggccccacaCTATAAAGTTATTTGGTTCTTCGTTGTGAAGATGTTTGCAGTGCTCTCAG CGCTCCGTTTTCTCacactctgtggctcagaaatcTCAGCCCAACGCGATACAACCATTGATGCCATCGTTGGACAAGATGTTCATTTCCCTGTGGAGACTCAGTGCGAAGATCAATTTCTGGTAACATTTCAGTTACTTTCCCCGGTTGATGCAGTTCTTGCCTCGCGGGGAATGAACTTGTCTGGGACACAGCACCCGCTGTACAAGGACAGACTGTACTGGAGCGCGAATGGTTCCCCGGTGCTGTCCAAAGTGCGGGTTAATGACAGGAAACGATACGATACCCAGATCGACTGCTACCACGAGTCCTCAATGACCACAGCGAAACAGATCTACGACTTGCGCGTGTTCG AACCAGTTCAGAAGCCGGTGATAATACAAATTTGGAAGTGTCCGCCTCCAAATATTACTCTGAACTGCTCTGTCTCCAATGGAACATATGTTACATTCTACTGGGATATTCTATCTCTGTCTGAAAACACCAACAGAACCTTTGAGGGGCCGGAACTGGTGGTGAACCATGAGAATGAGTGGAAACAATACATATTCAGGTGCATAGTGAAGAACAGAGTTAGTAATGCAAGTAGTGGACTCACTATTACAGAGTTGTGCAATGAAAATAATTTTGCAC GTGAGTACCTCTATTACATATACCCAGCAACGTTGCTGTTACTTGCAGTTGTAGTCGTATATAACTACCAAAAAATAAAACAGTGTGCCCATGACGAACAATTCA